The Microbacterium limosum genome contains a region encoding:
- a CDS encoding hydantoinase B/oxoprolinase family protein has product MTSTTVDTTALDAAAAPVTVDPVTVEILRNALTSAAEDMNATLIRSAYSMIIYEGGDCVVALLDQNHQVLGQSAGLPLFLGNIETCSRAVEEKYGRDVWREDDVWILNDAYIGGTHLNDVTIFAPVFVDGVLVGFSATRAHWMDMGGKDVGASMDSTDIFQEGFRMGPVKLISQGVETDVVELIQTNTRFPYQTVGDMHAMVAALRMGSVRMQELVRKYGLDVIEAARDEIFRQTEELELERVREIPDGVYTAEGFLDNDGINLDVPIPIKLTVTVSGNQIEFDVTESADQTQGPVNCGVAQAISALRVGYKILVSPETNSNGGSFRPLTVKVREGSVLGAVAPAACQWYFSHLGMLIDMVSRALAPALPDRVAAASHGDSMIITSAGFDPRVGRNWVSMEATLGGWGAWDGSDGESALINNVNGSLQDFPIEMVETKWPFRIREYSIRPDSGGAGRWRGGNGVIREYEFLADGVFGLWFERSKTPAWGLFDGNGAAGPEVVINPGGPDEFRTLKINAQPATKGTVIRLAVGGGGGYGRPEERDHEAVRYDVENGYVSVERARADYGYVHPE; this is encoded by the coding sequence ATGACTTCGACCACCGTCGACACCACCGCCCTCGATGCCGCGGCCGCTCCGGTCACCGTCGACCCCGTCACCGTGGAGATCCTGCGCAACGCGCTGACCAGCGCGGCGGAGGACATGAACGCCACGCTCATCCGGTCGGCGTACTCGATGATCATCTACGAAGGCGGCGACTGCGTCGTGGCACTGCTCGACCAGAACCACCAGGTGCTGGGGCAGTCCGCGGGCCTGCCGCTGTTCCTCGGAAACATCGAGACCTGTTCGAGGGCCGTCGAGGAGAAGTACGGTCGCGATGTCTGGCGTGAGGACGACGTCTGGATCCTCAACGACGCCTACATCGGCGGGACCCACCTCAACGACGTGACGATCTTCGCCCCGGTCTTCGTCGACGGCGTGCTGGTCGGCTTCTCGGCCACCCGTGCCCACTGGATGGACATGGGCGGAAAGGATGTCGGGGCGTCGATGGACTCCACCGACATCTTCCAGGAGGGCTTCCGGATGGGTCCGGTCAAGCTCATCTCGCAGGGGGTGGAGACGGACGTCGTCGAGCTGATCCAGACGAACACCCGCTTCCCGTACCAGACCGTGGGCGACATGCACGCGATGGTCGCGGCCCTGCGCATGGGCTCCGTCCGCATGCAGGAGCTCGTGCGCAAGTACGGACTCGATGTCATCGAGGCGGCACGCGACGAGATCTTCCGCCAGACCGAGGAGCTCGAGCTCGAGCGGGTGCGCGAGATCCCGGACGGCGTGTACACCGCCGAGGGCTTCCTCGACAACGACGGCATCAACCTCGATGTCCCGATTCCCATCAAGCTGACCGTCACGGTCTCCGGCAACCAGATCGAGTTCGACGTCACCGAGTCGGCCGATCAGACGCAGGGCCCGGTCAACTGCGGCGTCGCCCAGGCCATCTCGGCCCTGCGCGTCGGCTACAAGATCCTCGTGAGCCCCGAGACCAACTCCAACGGCGGGTCGTTCCGGCCGCTCACGGTGAAGGTGCGGGAGGGCTCCGTGCTGGGGGCGGTCGCGCCCGCTGCGTGCCAGTGGTACTTCTCGCACCTCGGGATGCTGATCGACATGGTCTCGCGCGCCCTGGCGCCGGCACTGCCCGACCGCGTCGCCGCCGCGAGCCACGGCGACTCGATGATCATCACGAGTGCCGGATTCGACCCCCGCGTGGGTCGCAACTGGGTGTCGATGGAGGCGACCCTCGGCGGCTGGGGCGCGTGGGACGGCTCCGACGGCGAGTCGGCGCTGATCAACAACGTCAACGGCTCGCTGCAGGACTTCCCGATCGAGATGGTCGAGACGAAGTGGCCGTTCCGCATCCGCGAGTACTCGATCCGCCCGGACTCGGGTGGTGCCGGACGCTGGCGCGGGGGCAACGGCGTGATCCGCGAGTACGAGTTCCTCGCAGACGGTGTCTTCGGTCTCTGGTTCGAGCGTTCGAAGACCCCCGCCTGGGGGCTCTTCGACGGGAACGGCGCCGCGGGTCCCGAGGTGGTCATCAACCCCGGAGGGCCGGATGAGTTCCGCACCCTGAAGATCAACGCCCAGCCTGCGACGAAGGGCACCGTCATCCGTCTGGCCGTCGGCGGGGGTGGCGGCTACGGCCGACCCGAGGAGCGCGATCACGAGGCCGTCCGGTACGACGTGGAGAACGGCTACGTCTCGGTCGAGCGCGCCCGGGCGGACTACGGATACGTGCACCCCGAATGA
- a CDS encoding nucleoside 2-deoxyribosyltransferase — MLKVYLAGPEVFLPGGRELIERKRALSARYGFTPSPLHADLTPTASASPLARGIEISRLNEERMREADVCIANLTPFRGVSADPGTVYELGYMAAEGKPVFAYTNDPADYSARAATYFAGGLHRDDDGVLRGPDGQMIEDHGMADNLMLEGGILTRDGVFVRAAALLEWDDLSAFERCLADARRALTGRQPLD; from the coding sequence ATGCTGAAGGTGTATCTGGCCGGGCCGGAGGTCTTCCTGCCGGGCGGGCGCGAGCTCATCGAACGCAAGCGCGCACTGAGCGCTCGGTACGGCTTCACGCCATCGCCGCTGCACGCGGATCTGACGCCCACGGCATCCGCCTCGCCGCTCGCACGGGGCATCGAGATCAGCCGGCTCAACGAAGAGCGGATGCGAGAGGCCGACGTGTGCATCGCGAACCTCACTCCGTTTCGGGGCGTCAGCGCGGATCCGGGCACGGTGTACGAGCTCGGCTACATGGCCGCGGAGGGCAAACCGGTCTTCGCCTACACGAACGATCCGGCCGACTACTCCGCCCGCGCGGCGACGTACTTCGCCGGCGGGCTGCATCGCGACGACGACGGCGTGCTGCGCGGGCCCGACGGGCAGATGATCGAGGATCACGGCATGGCGGACAACCTCATGCTGGAGGGCGGCATCCTCACCCGCGACGGTGTCTTCGTCCGCGCCGCGGCCCTGCTCGAGTGGGATGACCTCAGCGCTTTCGAGCGGTGCCTGGCCGACGCGCGACGAGCGCTCACCGGTCGGCAACCGCTGGACTGA
- a CDS encoding hydantoinase/oxoprolinase family protein has product MTSYRVSMDIGGTFTDIVTFNESTGEFRATKASTTPGHLSTGVLGGLESIIDDLADIDFIVHGTTQGLNAFLERRGVRVLLLATDGVQDVYHIARGPRMRLYDAQYRKPEPLVERKDVIGIPGRFQYDGSELVPLDEDAVRAAAIRAKDEGYGAVAVGYLFSYRNPAHELRTREILREVLGEDFTVSLSHEAAKEWREYERTSSAVIEAYTGPVVRSYLVDLEEKLTARGVDAPLHIMQSSGGVLTAKSARERPLQTLLSGPVGGAIGGEALTKIVGNDNLIGVDMGGTSFDVSLVVNGVPDVSTEATLEGLPMLMSIVNIHTIGAGGGSVAWVEAGGLRVGPRSAGAQPGPACYGRGGTEPTVTDANFVLGRVDAENFAGGQMRLDHAAAVSAIESVGEQLGFDVVQMAEGICNVANSQMAQAIRTITISRGIEPRDFSLVAFGGAGPMHAVFLAKELGIRETIVPRFPGAFSAWGMLQGDIRRDFTEPYYFLDEDIDSTDMSRVLRRVETEALASLESEGIPAADRYAEHSVDVRYLGQEYFLTVPLENADEPLQEGFLDALGARFAKAYEARYGHSTLGAPIEIVTLRTRVVGRLESANTFTIGQADGPEFDHEVRKVIFDGQEVDTVVTERDALRAGHVFTGPAIVIEATATTVVPPGFSVTVDEHGSLIITNLEIESEA; this is encoded by the coding sequence GTGACCAGCTACAGGGTGTCGATGGACATCGGCGGAACCTTCACGGACATCGTGACATTCAATGAGTCGACGGGGGAGTTCCGAGCGACCAAGGCGTCGACGACCCCGGGCCACTTGAGCACCGGAGTCCTGGGAGGCCTCGAGTCGATCATCGACGATCTGGCGGACATCGACTTCATCGTGCACGGCACGACCCAGGGCTTGAACGCCTTCCTCGAGAGACGCGGAGTGCGCGTGCTGCTCCTGGCGACGGACGGCGTTCAGGACGTCTACCACATCGCGCGGGGCCCGCGAATGCGCCTCTACGACGCGCAGTATCGCAAGCCCGAGCCGCTCGTCGAGCGCAAGGATGTGATCGGCATCCCCGGTCGCTTCCAGTACGACGGCAGCGAGCTGGTCCCCCTCGACGAGGACGCCGTCCGCGCCGCCGCCATCCGTGCGAAGGACGAAGGCTACGGTGCCGTCGCCGTCGGGTACCTCTTCAGCTATCGGAACCCCGCGCACGAGCTGCGCACCCGTGAGATCCTGCGCGAGGTGCTCGGCGAGGACTTCACGGTCTCGCTCTCGCACGAGGCCGCCAAGGAATGGCGCGAGTACGAGCGCACCTCGTCGGCGGTCATCGAGGCGTACACCGGCCCGGTCGTGCGCAGCTACCTTGTCGATCTCGAGGAGAAGCTGACGGCACGCGGCGTCGATGCCCCGCTGCACATCATGCAGTCCTCCGGTGGCGTGCTCACCGCCAAGTCGGCGCGCGAGCGTCCCCTTCAGACGCTTCTGTCCGGCCCGGTCGGCGGTGCGATCGGCGGGGAAGCCCTGACGAAGATCGTGGGCAACGACAACCTGATCGGCGTGGACATGGGCGGCACCTCCTTCGACGTGTCGCTCGTCGTGAACGGCGTGCCGGACGTCTCGACGGAGGCGACGCTCGAAGGCCTGCCGATGCTGATGAGCATCGTCAACATCCACACAATCGGCGCGGGCGGCGGCTCGGTCGCATGGGTCGAGGCGGGCGGACTGCGCGTCGGCCCGCGATCGGCGGGCGCCCAGCCCGGACCGGCGTGCTACGGCCGCGGCGGCACCGAGCCCACGGTGACGGACGCGAACTTCGTGCTCGGCCGCGTCGACGCCGAGAACTTCGCCGGCGGACAGATGCGTCTGGATCACGCGGCCGCAGTCAGCGCCATCGAATCCGTCGGCGAGCAGCTCGGGTTCGACGTGGTGCAGATGGCAGAGGGCATCTGCAACGTCGCCAACTCCCAGATGGCGCAGGCCATCCGGACCATCACCATCTCCCGCGGCATCGAGCCGCGCGACTTCTCCCTCGTGGCGTTCGGCGGCGCGGGTCCGATGCACGCGGTCTTCCTGGCCAAGGAGCTCGGCATCCGCGAGACGATCGTGCCTCGGTTCCCCGGGGCGTTCTCCGCGTGGGGCATGCTGCAGGGCGACATCCGGCGCGACTTCACCGAGCCCTACTACTTCCTCGACGAGGACATCGACTCGACCGACATGAGCCGGGTTCTGCGCAGAGTCGAGACCGAGGCGCTTGCCTCGCTCGAGAGCGAAGGCATCCCCGCGGCGGACCGATACGCCGAGCACTCGGTCGACGTCCGCTACCTGGGGCAGGAGTACTTCCTGACCGTCCCGCTCGAGAACGCGGACGAACCGCTGCAGGAGGGCTTCCTCGACGCGCTCGGCGCGCGCTTCGCGAAAGCGTACGAGGCGCGCTACGGGCACTCCACTCTGGGCGCTCCGATCGAGATCGTCACGCTGCGCACGCGCGTCGTCGGCCGGCTCGAGTCGGCGAACACCTTCACGATCGGACAGGCCGACGGCCCCGAGTTCGACCACGAGGTCCGCAAGGTCATCTTCGACGGTCAGGAGGTCGACACGGTCGTCACCGAGCGGGACGCGCTGCGGGCGGGACACGTGTTCACCGGACCGGCGATCGTCATCGAGGCGACCGCCACGACGGTCGTGCCGCCGGGCTTCTCGGTCACGGTCGACGAGCACGGCTCGCTCATCATCACGAACCTCGAAATCGAAAGTGAGGCCTGA
- a CDS encoding bifunctional proline dehydrogenase/L-glutamate gamma-semialdehyde dehydrogenase, with protein MNPIGGESRADDAVADLADDAVALVQAWLEEARGVPVDKSARRLAGVLGDENGLAFTVGFVDGVVRPEDTAVAARNLRALAPLTPRFLPTPLRALVRLGGSLAPIIPGVVVPISRRVLRSMVRHLIVDATDRRLGPAIRRIRSADGVRLNVNLLGEAILGQDEAARRLDGTRRLLSRDDVDYVSIKVSSTVAPHSPWAFDEAVAHAADALVPLFRIARDAPTGRKFINLDMEEYKDLDLTLAVFTSILERPEFRTLEAGIVLQAYLPDALGAMMRLQEWAGKRVSEGGAPIKVRVVKGANLPMERVDAEVHDWPLATWSTKQESDSSYKAVLEYALRPEHTPAVRIGVAGHNLFDIALAWLLAQRRGVTDAIEFEMLLGMASAQASVVRRTVGSLLLYTPVVHPAEFDVAIAYLIRRLEEGASSDNFMSAVFELDSDPALFARERDRFIASTKAIPRDVPQPRRRQDRRRAPGTTAVDAFRNAADTDPSLAANRVWAEHIRGRMQSSSLGERTVIENTLSDVRALDSVIAGTVEAGAGWRALGEDARARILHRAGDILEARRAELLEVMGSECGKVIEQGDPEVSEAIDFAHYYAESGRALAGMRGAAAVPARLTVVTPPWNFPVAIPAGSTLAALAAGSPVIIKPARRARRSGAVMVEALWEAGVPRDVLQFVQLEGRELGDRLIGHPAVERVILTGGYETAESFRAMRPDLPLLAETSGKNAIIVTPSADLDLAAKDVAYSAFGHAGQKCSAASLVILVGSVASSQRFRRQLVDAVRAYDVGMPWDGTARIGPLIAPAEGKLLHALTELEPGERWALAPERLDDEGALWRPGIRDGVMPGSPFHLTEYFGPVLGIMTAASLDEAVRLVNAIDYGLTSGLHSLDEDEIAQWMATVEAGNLYVNRGTTGAIVQRQPFGGWKKASVGTGTKAGGPNYLIGLSDWIDSPVAAAAVTDPLSRAALAAAHGAEAADVDWLGGALAADESAWADEFGVVRDVTGLESEQNALRYQAVPVTVRADGGRAVDLIRVVAAGLRAGSDVSVSAAGEPSAAVREWLSDSGVPLSIESDRAWFSRASSLSGAGGRIRLIGGDSARLAAHLGGTPAIAVYAGPVTSAGRVEMLAFVREQAVSISAHRFGTPRRYEIDRLLPAARS; from the coding sequence ATGAATCCGATCGGCGGAGAATCCCGCGCGGACGACGCGGTCGCCGACCTCGCGGACGACGCGGTCGCGCTCGTGCAGGCATGGCTGGAAGAGGCGCGCGGGGTGCCGGTCGACAAGTCGGCGCGTCGCCTCGCCGGGGTCCTGGGCGACGAGAACGGACTCGCGTTCACCGTTGGGTTCGTCGACGGAGTGGTGCGCCCGGAGGACACCGCGGTGGCGGCACGCAACCTGCGTGCTCTCGCGCCCCTCACGCCCCGATTTCTTCCCACGCCGCTGCGCGCGCTCGTTCGCCTGGGCGGAAGCCTCGCTCCGATAATCCCCGGCGTCGTCGTCCCGATCAGCCGGCGGGTGCTGCGCTCGATGGTCCGGCATCTCATCGTCGATGCGACGGATCGGCGACTGGGACCGGCCATCCGCCGCATCCGCTCGGCCGACGGCGTGCGGCTCAACGTCAACCTGCTGGGCGAGGCGATCCTGGGCCAGGACGAGGCGGCCCGGCGGCTCGACGGCACGCGCCGCCTGCTCAGCCGGGACGATGTCGACTACGTGTCGATCAAGGTCTCGTCCACCGTCGCACCCCACAGCCCCTGGGCGTTCGACGAGGCCGTCGCGCACGCCGCCGACGCACTGGTCCCGCTCTTCAGGATCGCGCGCGACGCGCCCACGGGTCGCAAATTCATCAACCTCGACATGGAGGAGTACAAGGACCTCGACCTGACGCTCGCCGTCTTCACGTCGATCCTGGAGCGCCCCGAGTTCCGAACGCTGGAAGCGGGCATCGTCCTGCAGGCCTATCTACCGGACGCGCTGGGCGCCATGATGCGCCTGCAGGAATGGGCGGGCAAGCGGGTCTCGGAGGGCGGAGCGCCGATCAAGGTCCGCGTCGTGAAGGGGGCGAACCTGCCCATGGAGCGCGTGGACGCCGAGGTTCACGACTGGCCCCTCGCCACGTGGTCCACGAAGCAGGAGTCCGACTCTTCGTACAAGGCCGTTCTCGAATACGCCCTCCGGCCCGAGCACACGCCCGCCGTGCGCATCGGCGTCGCCGGCCACAACCTCTTCGACATCGCGCTCGCCTGGCTGCTGGCGCAGCGCCGGGGAGTGACCGACGCCATCGAGTTCGAGATGCTGCTCGGAATGGCGTCCGCGCAGGCGAGCGTCGTCCGGCGGACGGTCGGCTCGCTTCTGCTGTACACACCCGTGGTCCACCCGGCAGAGTTCGACGTCGCCATCGCCTACCTGATCCGCAGGCTGGAGGAGGGCGCCTCCAGCGACAACTTCATGTCCGCCGTCTTCGAGCTCGACAGCGACCCCGCCCTCTTCGCCCGGGAGCGTGACCGGTTCATCGCCTCGACGAAGGCGATCCCGCGCGATGTGCCGCAGCCCCGGCGGCGCCAGGACCGCCGGCGCGCACCGGGAACCACTGCCGTCGACGCCTTCCGCAACGCGGCAGACACCGATCCGAGCCTCGCGGCGAACCGCGTGTGGGCAGAGCACATCCGGGGCCGGATGCAGTCATCCTCCCTCGGTGAGCGCACCGTGATCGAGAACACGCTGTCGGACGTCCGTGCGCTCGACAGCGTGATCGCCGGGACCGTCGAAGCGGGCGCGGGATGGCGGGCGCTCGGCGAGGATGCCCGGGCCCGGATCCTGCACCGAGCCGGCGACATCCTCGAGGCCCGCCGCGCGGAGCTGCTCGAGGTGATGGGGTCCGAGTGCGGCAAGGTCATCGAACAGGGCGACCCCGAGGTCTCCGAGGCGATCGACTTCGCGCACTACTACGCCGAGAGCGGGCGGGCGCTCGCCGGAATGCGGGGAGCCGCCGCCGTACCCGCACGCCTCACCGTCGTCACGCCGCCGTGGAACTTCCCCGTCGCGATCCCGGCCGGCTCGACGCTCGCCGCGCTCGCCGCAGGGTCGCCCGTCATCATCAAGCCCGCGCGCCGGGCGCGCCGCTCCGGCGCGGTCATGGTCGAGGCGCTCTGGGAGGCAGGCGTGCCGCGCGACGTCCTCCAGTTCGTCCAGCTCGAAGGACGCGAGCTCGGCGACCGGCTGATCGGTCACCCCGCTGTGGAGCGCGTGATCCTGACGGGTGGGTATGAGACCGCCGAGTCCTTCCGCGCGATGCGACCCGACCTTCCGCTGCTGGCGGAGACGAGCGGCAAGAACGCGATCATCGTCACGCCGAGCGCCGACCTCGACCTCGCCGCCAAGGATGTCGCGTACTCGGCATTCGGCCACGCGGGTCAGAAGTGCTCTGCCGCATCGCTCGTCATCCTCGTGGGCTCGGTCGCCTCGTCGCAGCGTTTCCGGCGTCAGCTGGTCGATGCGGTGCGCGCGTACGACGTCGGGATGCCCTGGGACGGCACGGCGCGGATCGGACCGCTCATCGCCCCGGCCGAGGGCAAGCTGCTCCACGCCCTCACCGAACTCGAGCCGGGAGAGCGCTGGGCGCTCGCGCCCGAGAGGCTCGACGACGAGGGCGCGCTGTGGCGACCCGGCATCCGTGACGGCGTGATGCCCGGATCGCCCTTCCACCTCACCGAATACTTCGGCCCCGTGCTGGGGATCATGACCGCAGCATCGCTCGATGAGGCGGTGCGGCTGGTGAACGCGATCGACTACGGGCTGACGTCGGGACTGCACTCGCTGGACGAGGACGAGATCGCGCAGTGGATGGCCACCGTCGAGGCCGGGAACCTGTATGTCAATCGGGGGACCACGGGAGCCATCGTGCAACGGCAGCCGTTCGGCGGCTGGAAGAAGGCCTCGGTGGGGACCGGGACGAAAGCCGGCGGCCCGAATTACCTGATCGGGCTCTCGGACTGGATCGATTCGCCCGTGGCGGCAGCGGCGGTGACGGACCCGCTCTCTCGCGCGGCCCTGGCCGCCGCGCACGGCGCCGAGGCCGCCGACGTGGATTGGCTGGGCGGAGCTCTCGCTGCGGACGAATCGGCGTGGGCCGACGAGTTCGGGGTGGTCCGCGACGTGACCGGCCTCGAGAGCGAGCAGAACGCGCTGCGTTACCAGGCCGTGCCGGTGACCGTCCGCGCCGACGGCGGCCGCGCGGTCGACCTCATCCGCGTCGTCGCGGCAGGCCTGCGGGCAGGATCGGACGTGTCGGTGAGCGCCGCGGGCGAGCCCTCCGCCGCGGTACGGGAGTGGCTGTCCGATTCCGGCGTGCCGTTGTCGATCGAGTCCGACCGGGCGTGGTTCTCGCGGGCATCTTCGCTGAGCGGTGCCGGGGGCAGGATCCGGCTGATCGGGGGCGACTCAGCGCGCCTCGCCGCACATCTCGGCGGTACGCCCGCAATCGCCGTCTACGCCGGCCCCGTGACGTCGGCGGGGCGGGTCGAGATGCTCGCGTTCGTGCGCGAGCAGGCCGTCTCGATCTCCGCTCACCGGTTCGGAACGCCACGCCGGTACGAGATCGACCGGCTCCTGCCCGCGGCTCGCTCCTGA
- a CDS encoding LysR substrate-binding domain-containing protein: MLELRRLRLLHELSLRGTIAEVARALGYSSSTVSQQLGLLEREAGAVLLEPDGRRVRLTAEGVRLARHAARVLELDEAARAELRDSGAGESRVRIAVMPTAAQSLVPAALGLLADRGAAVRLEYREMPPEDALFELAARTFDLVVAEQYPGHTRELRAGIDRTSLGTDPIRLALPAEDPAHRLADLAERAWIFEPSGTAVRNWAVQQCRAAGFEPDVRYEATDLTAHIRLVASGHAVAMLPDLVWAQDGGAVRLVDLPGRPEREVFAAARTASRKSPAIAAVLAALKDALAARQQR, encoded by the coding sequence ATGCTCGAGTTACGACGACTACGTCTGCTGCACGAGCTCAGCCTGAGGGGCACGATCGCCGAGGTCGCGCGGGCGCTGGGCTACAGCTCCTCGACCGTTTCGCAGCAGCTCGGGCTTCTCGAGCGCGAGGCGGGTGCCGTGCTGCTCGAACCGGATGGGCGGCGTGTGCGGCTCACTGCGGAAGGGGTGCGGTTGGCGCGGCACGCTGCGCGAGTGCTCGAGCTCGACGAGGCCGCGCGCGCCGAACTGCGGGATTCCGGGGCGGGGGAGTCGCGGGTTCGCATCGCGGTCATGCCCACCGCCGCGCAGTCGCTGGTGCCGGCCGCGCTTGGTCTGCTGGCCGATCGTGGGGCGGCCGTGCGCCTCGAGTACCGGGAAATGCCCCCCGAGGACGCCCTGTTCGAGCTCGCGGCACGGACATTTGACCTGGTGGTGGCCGAGCAGTACCCGGGTCACACGCGCGAGCTCCGCGCGGGCATCGATCGGACGAGCCTCGGCACCGATCCGATCCGCCTCGCGCTGCCGGCGGAGGATCCGGCTCACCGCCTGGCGGACCTCGCGGAGCGGGCGTGGATCTTCGAACCGTCGGGGACGGCGGTGCGCAACTGGGCCGTGCAGCAGTGCCGTGCGGCGGGCTTCGAACCCGATGTGCGGTACGAGGCGACCGACCTGACTGCGCACATCCGGCTGGTGGCATCGGGACACGCCGTCGCGATGTTGCCCGACCTCGTGTGGGCGCAGGACGGTGGCGCCGTCCGCCTCGTCGATCTACCGGGCCGGCCCGAGCGTGAGGTCTTCGCGGCGGCCCGAACGGCGTCCCGCAAGAGCCCCGCGATCGCAGCGGTGCTGGCAGCGCTGAAGGACGCGCTCGCGGCGCGCCAGCAACGCTGA
- a CDS encoding nucleoside hydrolase → MATPPNGRASAADRRYLLDCDTGIDDALALGYLLADNADALVAVTTVFGNVSVGQATQNTLDLLAIAGHADIPVHVGAASSLDGAFSGSAHRVHGANGFGGVELERSPVDASAESAPAAIVRLAHEHAGRLVIIAVGPLTNLAIALSLDPSIAELIDQVVIMGGAVLHPGNATPVGEANIWHDPEAAQRVLGSNLRVVLVPLDATMRQRLTAADAAELRAAPGRIPRLIGSALEHYLSFYTGVFGAPECALHDPLAVALAVGEEQVLRSARTTLAVDCSAGPARGMTVADLRTSYRGPVDREDEVNVVVLETAEGFGARLLQKLLTLP, encoded by the coding sequence ATGGCGACACCACCGAACGGGCGGGCGTCGGCCGCGGATCGCCGTTATCTCCTCGACTGCGACACGGGAATCGACGACGCGCTCGCGCTCGGCTATCTGCTCGCAGACAATGCGGACGCACTCGTCGCCGTCACGACGGTCTTCGGGAACGTGTCGGTCGGCCAAGCCACGCAGAACACGCTCGACCTGCTCGCCATAGCGGGCCATGCCGACATCCCGGTTCATGTCGGCGCCGCCTCATCGCTCGACGGAGCCTTCTCCGGTTCAGCTCATAGGGTTCACGGGGCGAACGGTTTCGGCGGCGTCGAGCTCGAGCGCTCGCCGGTGGATGCCTCGGCCGAGTCCGCGCCCGCCGCGATCGTTCGGCTCGCGCACGAGCATGCGGGACGCCTCGTGATCATCGCGGTCGGACCCCTGACCAACCTCGCGATCGCGCTTTCCTTGGACCCCTCGATCGCCGAGCTCATCGACCAGGTCGTCATCATGGGTGGTGCCGTGCTGCATCCCGGAAACGCGACGCCCGTCGGCGAGGCGAACATCTGGCACGATCCGGAGGCGGCGCAGCGGGTCCTCGGGTCGAACCTCCGCGTCGTCCTGGTTCCGCTCGACGCCACGATGCGACAGCGCCTCACGGCCGCCGACGCCGCGGAGCTGAGGGCCGCTCCGGGCCGGATTCCCCGACTGATCGGGTCGGCGCTCGAGCACTATCTCTCCTTCTACACCGGCGTGTTCGGCGCTCCCGAGTGCGCTCTCCACGACCCCCTGGCCGTCGCGCTCGCCGTCGGCGAGGAACAGGTCCTCCGTTCGGCGAGGACGACTCTCGCCGTCGACTGCTCTGCAGGACCGGCGAGAGGGATGACCGTCGCCGACCTGCGGACGTCGTACCGCGGCCCCGTCGACCGCGAGGACGAAGTCAACGTGGTCGTGCTGGAGACCGCGGAGGGCTTCGGCGCCCGCCTGCTCCAGAAGCTGCTGACGCTTCCGTAG